One part of the Solanum dulcamara chromosome 3, daSolDulc1.2, whole genome shotgun sequence genome encodes these proteins:
- the LOC129882298 gene encoding uncharacterized protein LOC129882298, which translates to MATETVNPKAYPLADSQLTTTIMDLVQQAANYKQLKKGANEATKTLNRGISEFVVMAADTEPLEILLHLPLLAEDKNVPYVFVPSKQALGRACGVTRPVIACSVTSNEGSQLKSQIQQLKDAIEKLLI; encoded by the exons ATG GCAACAGAAACTGTGAACCCAAAAGCATACCCACTTGCTGATTCGCAGCTAACAACGACTATAATGGATTTGGTTCAACAAGCTGCTAATTATAAGCAGCTTAAAAAGGGTGCTAATGAAG CTACGAAGACACTTAACAGAGGAATTTCAGAATTTGTTGTCATGGCCGCAGATACTGAGCCCCTTGAAATCCTTCTTCACCTTCCACTCCTTGCAGAAGATAAG AATGTGCCCTATGTCTTTGTCCCTTCAAAGCAAGCTCTTGGCCGAGCATGTGGTGTTACCCGTCCTGTGATTGCTTGTTCAGTGACAAGCAATGAGGGAAGCCAGTTGAAATCTCAAATACAGCAACTAAAG GATGCCATTGAGAAGCTCCTCATCTAA
- the LOC129882296 gene encoding probable DEAD-box ATP-dependent RNA helicase 48 translates to MSLLSSSFLVSVPHQSVSSSKTISGESQFFLSTKFSSLNLTTTTTTTITNVPYRKSIIRMGGGPRTYPGGVSKWQWKRMQAKKSKQLLKARLARERQIYEMRKRAELKAAVSELERPWEVVEKAPTLFSVSADEHLRVLADRFQKPGGFDMWSDKDGPELFKPEDGLPSARFFPKGVVHSIRPYGNVENADSGFDESSDLGSDSQSESDRKGRIKSNRHEQKNSTKLRTGSNREGNEGFVSNKVSKDGNNRVGMQNKFKKSTNQRKLSGHAEKFNSAGAGMSRVKNKGHRPADSDGEHGRFNLVDIFDDSDSPVFELSLQNDGSYELQPDN, encoded by the coding sequence ATGTCTCTCCTCAGCTCATCATTCTTAGTTTCAGTACCTCATCAGAGTGTCTCTTCATCCAAGACAATTTCAGGGGAATCCCAATTCTTCCTCTCCACCAAGTTCTCTTCCCTTAATctaaccaccaccaccaccaccacaatAACCAATGTTCCTTACAGAAAGTCAATAATTAGGATGGGTGGTGGTCCAAGAACCTATCCTGGAGGTGTCTCAAAGTGGCAGTGGAAGCGTATGCAAGCCAAGAAATCTAAGCAGCTCCTTAAGGCCCGATTGGCTCGGGAGCGCCAAATATATGAGATGAGAAAGCGAGCTGAGCTGAAAGCTGCTGTCTCTGAGCTTGAGAGGCCTTGGGAAGTGGTTGAAAAGGCACCTACTTTATTCTCTGTGAGTGCTGATGAGCATTTAAGAGTCTTGGCAGATCGGTTTCAAAAGCCTGGAGGGTTTGATATGTGGTCTGACAAAGATGGGCCAGAATTGTTCAAGCCTGAAGATGGATTACCCTCAGCAAGATTTTTCCCCAAGGGGGTTGTTCATAGCATTAGACCCTATGGAAACGTTGAGAATGCTGATAGTGGTTTTGATGAATCCTCGGATTTGGGTTCAGATTCTCAAAGTGAAAGTGATAGGAAGGGGAGAATAAAGAGTAATAGACATGagcaaaaaaattcaacaaaactaAGAACTGGATCCAATAGAGAAGGAAATGAGGGTTTCGTTTCTAATAAAGTGTCAAAAGATGGCAACAATCGCGTGGGCATGCAAAATAAGTTCAAGAAGAGCACAAATCAGAGGAAGTTGTCTGGCCATGCTGAAAAATTTAATTCAGCGGGAGCTGGGATGTCTAGAGTAAAGAATAAGGGTCATAGACCAGCTGATAGTGATGGAGAGCATGGAAGGTTTAATCTGGTAGACATATTTGATGATTCAGATTCTCCAGTGTTTGAATTGAGTTTGCAAAACGATGGGAGTTACGAGCTTCAACCAGACAATTAA